The sequence CTATATCTTGTTAAGTGAAAGACAGCTTTTGGGTTGAGTGTTTACAGGGAGCGAAATAATGAAAAGCAGTGCTTAAAAAGCAGAGAGTAGTGTGCAGCCAGGCGGGCAGCGCCTCAACCTCAATTTTACACCTAAGAATCTATGGTGTATCCTTATGTGTAAAGGGAGGTGTATTATGAGAACAAATATTGTTATAGACGATGAACTACTCTCAGAAGCTATGAAATTGAGTGGAGCGACAACTAAAAAAGAGGTCATTGTTAAGGCCTTAAAAGAGTTTGTTT comes from Dissulfuribacter thermophilus and encodes:
- a CDS encoding type II toxin-antitoxin system VapB family antitoxin, whose product is MRTNIVIDDELLSEAMKLSGATTKKEVIVKALKEFVFIRKRRNLLKLAGKIRYHDNYDYKAMRK